In Aspergillus fumigatus Af293 chromosome 6, whole genome shotgun sequence, the genomic window GGGATTGCCATGATGTCTAACTTGATTGTCCATACAGAGTATCGATGCGTCAATGAGAGAATGGCCGTCCTTATTATACCCGGCCAATACCACGCCCACTCCCCCACGTAGCCATGTAGATCAAACATCTACGGCCTCGCCGTAAACCAGGATTTCGACTATGTCGTCGGCTTATCAATGCGGGGTAAGCCTTGGAGCAATGATTGGAGTCCAATTGCCGTCGCAAGGCTCTGTCGATCTCTTCGATATGCTCGGCAGAATGAATCCACAAGTGAGCCATGGTCCATTGCTTTTGTCATGTTGGAGTAGCACGGGGTAGTACTCGGGGTTCTTTCCGTATGCCATTAACCAATTCATTATCCGGGTCTATGCAACAGTACGCAACTATACAGATATGGTTTGCCGAGCTAGCTTCTCAAGAGAGACAGCCCCAAGTTTTCCTATCTTCAGGTGACTATCCCTATCAATCGTCTATCCATGTTTGGTTCCGCACTGCATATCAATCCGACCCTGTTCTGCTGTCATGCACTCAACACCAATCCCGCTAGCTGAGATTATGTCTCCTAAGCCAATAATCTTCTGGGACTTCCATAGTAGAGAGCGAAattcttctctctctgcaTTCCGACACTTGGCACTCATCGGGGTTGACATTGGTTTGGACAGACGGCTGACAACTTTGCTATAGGCAGAATGGtgtttactccgtacgtcCAAGTGATTTGTTGCATACCGTGTGGGAGATATCATCGGGACATACTTTTGCCATGAGTGACGAGCTGCCGTATCCGGCTGTCCTCTTCCTGTGTTAACCGGCCAGATTCGTACAGACCGGAATGGAAGCGGCAGCTCGGGGCTCGCGTTGGAGCATTCTCTTTGCCTACCTGTCCAATCTTGTCTCGAGAACGGGCAGAGAGACGCGGTTAAAAAGCAGTGACGGAGATGTTTAGAATTCAAAAGTTGGCGCCAACAAGACGGACCTGAAGTTCGAGAGTTTCGATACGGTTTGTGGTCGATTATAGAATATTCACGCAAGGAATGGCTCACTGCCTTCGTTTATATCGCACTCCATGCGACACAAGCAGGTACTTTGCGAACAGGTCCTCGGCGAAATCATCAAACGGCTCATATGCAGCTCCAAGACGATATGCAGCTGCCAGCCCGGAGATGCACGCAATCTCATGCATATTCTAACACCATCAGCTAGTCCATCACATCCGGGGAGAACACTAAGACCGACCACCATAGTCCAAGCCCCCGCATACGTCGTCCGATTTCTCCCATTAATGAACATCATCCCCGGCACAACACGCAGATAATGCTGCCACCGATGCCCGAACTGCCGCCACCACTTTCTTGCAATGATCTTGTCCGGATCAACATTCTCCCACGTCCACAGGTGCTTCTGCCGATCGTTCAGGTAGATGGTCTGGTAGACATGCCTGTCGGCCTCCAGCGGGGGGTTCCCCTCTCCGACTCTCTGCCGGAACTGATGCTGGTAATTCGAGCAGTCGAACCCCATCTCAATGCACCGCGGTGCGTCGGCAAACGAGTGCGTAAAGTACATCGGCGCGAAGCCCTCCCATCCCTCCGATGTGCATGTCGGCGGCTGCCGTTCCGCGAAGGCAATCTGCTCCCGTTGGGTAGCGGAGACGCCCTTGGCGCAGAGATCGCGCTTGTACCGCGTCTCGAAGATACTGTTGAAGTACGCACTGTCGGAGtgggtgatggtgatgtcGTTGTAAAAGGCCACGCCGCCGAGGACGTACCGCTCGCGCCAGGTGGCGTGTTTGCCGAGCAGGGTCTtggcctcgtcggcgggAAGCGAAAGGACCAGTTCGTCGTACGTCGCACGGAAGTCGTCTAGGGCTGCGTCGGCGGTTACGCTGTCCGGACGGGTGGATCGGGGACGTAGCGTAATGCTGTGGTTGTTGCGTTGCAGAATCTCGACGCCCGTGTTGAGACGGATGTCGACGCCTCTGGACGCGAGGTCTCCAGCCCAGTCGCAGTAGAAGTCGCCTAGCTTGGGGAATGTGTACATGGTGGGTTGGTTTGGGAGGAGTGTGTCTGGGTCGTACTCCCAGAGCCGCATATTGGGATCACAAAACAGTCTCTCCAGCAGCGCGGCCGAAACGTTCGGTGTCTGGTTCCCCGTTCCCAAGAAGAGCGCCATGATCGGAATGACCATCTTATTGGCAAACTCCTCGCTAAACCGGAACAGCTTCATTATCACCTTGATGGGCAAGAGCCCCAGAATCGGAAACAAACGCTTGATCCATTTGAGCACGCGTCCCAACTTCTTGATCTCGCCCGACAGCTGGTCAACCAACGGGGAGGGAAATACATTCGTGAAGAAATTCTCCACGCCCTTGCCGAACGCGACTTGCAGTTTCACCGGGCGAGGCTCGTAGCCGTACCGACGGAAGAAGTGGAAGGTGTGCCGGAAGATCGGAGAGCCACCTTGCACGCCATCGTTGAGCCAGTCGGCGCCGTAGCGGGACTCGTCAAGAGAGATGGAGGTTGCTTGGCCGCCGGTGCACGGGGCAATATCGAAGAGGGTCACGTCGAAGCGATCGGGGTTCTTGGCCAGAGCAGAGGCACAGGACTATTCATTCAATCGTTCAACTGGGTTCTGGACAGTTCGACCTGGGGGACGAATGGCTTACCATGCCTGCGGGCCCTGCGCCAACAATAGCAACTCGGGTTTTCTTTGGGGGCATTTCGCTATTCTATGGTGTTAGAATAAATTAGGAATCAAATTGACGTTGTGAGCATCGTCTGTGGCTTATTATGCTTGTCGTGCGTGACCATGACATCAATtccgccatcatccatcatcggGATCATGGATCTCAGATCGATCAGATCGACACTCGATCGCTCAAGAAAACAGCCAATCATTGTGATACAAGCAGAAATAATCTTTGATACGATTATGCGGACTCTTCTGACTCTGGAGTCTGGATGATCATGTTTCTCGCTAGTCAATGGGCCTTAATCTGACGTCAACTGGCATCGACTAGGACGATCAATCGCTAAAAGAATAGTAATACATGGAAGCCCTCATACACGCGTCGATCGTCTGTGCAATTGATATTACGCTAGTTAACTTGGAAATACTTACACTGAGCATATACTCGAGCACTGTGCTTGCCAGATGTGGAGTAAAGAGCAAAACGGCTCAACTGATATGTAGCTCACTCTTCGATCCCAGCAAAGGACAGTGTGTAGTTGCTTGTCACTTCTCTACCCACATCGACGGAACCCTGCCTAGCATTAGCTTTGCCTCGGAACACAGGG contains:
- a CDS encoding putative flavin-containing amine oxidasedehydrogenase → MPPKKTRVAIVGAGPAGMSCASALAKNPDRFDVTLFDIAPCTGGQATSISLDESRYGADWLNDGVQGGSPIFRHTFHFFRRYGYEPRPVKLQVAFGKGVENFFTNVFPSPLVDQLSGEIKKLGRVLKWIKRLFPILGLLPIKVIMKLFRFSEEFANKMVIPIMALFLGTGNQTPNVSAALLERLFCDPNMRLWEYDPDTLLPNQPTMYTFPKLGDFYCDWAGDLASRGVDIRLNTGVEILQRNNHSITLRPRSTRPDSVTADAALDDFRATYDELVLSLPADEAKTLLGKHATWRERYVLGGVAFYNDITITHSDSAYFNSIFETRYKRDLCAKGVSATQREQIAFAERQPPTCTSEGWEGFAPMYFTHSFADAPRCIEMGFDCSNYQHQFRQRVGEGNPPLEADRHVYQTIYLNDRQKHLWTWENVDPDKIIARKWWRQFGHRWQHYLRVVPGMMFINGRNRTTYAGAWTMVNMHEIACISGLAAAYRLGAAYEPFDDFAEDLFAKYLLVSHGVRYKRRQ